The genomic region CACAACGGCATCATCGAGAACTTTTCCGAGTTGCGCGAAGAGCTGAAAGGCGAGGGCGCCGTCTTCGTAACCCAGACCGACACGGAGGTGGTTGCCCATCTGTTGGCGAAGGCTATCCGGGAAGGCCTGGCACCGCAGGAAGCAATGCTCCGCATGCTCAACCGCGTCACCGGCGCATACGCGCTGGTGGTGATGTTCAAGGATCACCCCGATGTGCTGATGGCTGCCCGCTCCGGCCCGCCGCTTGCCATCGGCTATGGCCGCGGCGAGATGTTCCTAGGCTCGGACGCCATCGCGCTGTCGCCGTTCACCAACGATATCGCCTATCTCGTCGATGGCGACTTCGCCATCGTGACGCGCGAGACTGCCGAGATATTCGATTTTGCCGGCAAGCCGGTCCAGCGTGCCCGGCAGATTTCGCAAGCGACCGCCTTCGTCGTCGACAAGGGCAATCACCGACATTTCATGGAAAAGGAAATCTATGAACAACCGGAAGTCATCTCCCATGCGCTGGGCCAGTATGTCGACTTTGCCAGCAACCGCATCAATGCCAATGCGTCGGCGATCGATTTCAGCAATGTGACCGGCCTTGCGGTATCTGCCTGCGGCACTGCATTTCTTGCAGGCCTGATCGGGAAATACTGGTTCGAGCGCTATGCGCGCCTTCCAGTCGAAATCGATGTCGCATCCGAGTTCCGTTACCGCGAGATGCCACTTTTGCCGAGCCAGGCAGCCCTCTTCATTTCGCAGTCCGGCGAGACGGCAGATACGCTGGCTTCGCTCCGCTACTGCAAGGAAAACGGCCTGAAGATCGGCGCTATCGTCAACGTCTGCGAATCGACAATTGCCCGTGAATCCGATGCCGTCTTCCCGATCATGGCGGGCCCCGAGATCGGCGTCGCTTCGACCAAGGCCTTCACCTGCCAGCTCGCCGTCCTGGCGGCGCTGGCAATTGGAGCCGGTCGCGCGCGCGGGACTGTCAGCGCCGAGGAGGAGGTAACCCTGGTCCGCCATCTGGCAGAGATGCCGCGCATTATGAGCCGGGTGTTGAACCTGATCCAGCCGCAGATGGAAAGCCTTGCCCGCGAAATCGCCAAGTTCAAGGACGTGCTCTATCTCGGCCGCGGCACAAGCTACCCGCTGGCTATGGAAGGCGCGCTGAAACTGAAGGAAATTTCATACATTCACGCCGAAGGCTATGCGGCAGGCGAGCTTAAGCACGGTCCGATTGCCTTGATCGACGAAAACATGCCGGTCATCGTCATCGCGCCCTACGATCGCTTCTTCGAAAAGACCATTTCGAACATGCAGGAGGTTGCCGCACGCGGCGGGCGCATTATCTTCATCACCGACGAGGCAGGCGCTGCGGCATCGAACCTGCCGACCATGGCGACTATCGTCCTGCCGGTCGTCGATGAAATCATTGCACCGATGATCTTTTCCATGCCAATCCAGTTGCTTGCCTATCACACCGCCGTCTTCATGGGCACCGACGTCGATCAGCCGCGCAATCTGGCCAAATCGGTCACGGTTGAGTGATCCGAAGCACTATGCTGTCGATTGCGGTGTCCTGATACATTAACGGCTTGGTGGCAAGCGATGCCGCGGGTTGTGCGCCGCAGCAACTTCTGGCAATTTCAACTCTGTCGGCGATGGGGATTTTGCTGACGAGGCGGCAGGCTGAACGGAGTTCAGAAAAGACAGATGGCGGAAAATCCCGAAAAGACGACGACGCGACTGTCTGTCGCGGCACGCATCCGCAACAATTTTCTGACGGGGCTCATCATCTGCGCGCCGATCGCCATTACGTTGTGGCTGACTTGGTCCGTCGTCCACTGGGCTGACAGCTGGGTTGAACCCTACATTCCCGCCCGCTACGACCCCGAAAGCTACCTGAACTTTGCTGTCCCCGGAACCGGGCTCGTCATGGCGATGATCTTCATCACCATCATCGGCTTTCTCGGCAAGAACCTGATCGGCCAGAGCATCGTTCAGTTCGGCGAGTCCCTGGTGCGCCGGGTGCCGCTGGTCCGCACCATCTACAAGAGCCTGAAGCAGATCTTCGAGACGGTGCTGAAGGAGAAGAGCAATTCCTTCAAGCAGGTCGGGCTGATCGAATATCCGAGCCCGGGCCTCTGGTCGCTTGTCTTCGTCGCCACAGATGCCAAGGGCGAGATTGCATCCAAGTTCAACGCAATGGGCATGGACATGGTCAGCGTCTTCCTGCCACCGACGCCAGTTCCGACCGCAGGCTTCCTGGTGTTCGTGCCGCGCGAAAAAATCGTCATTCTCGACATGAGCCCGGAGGACGGAGCGAGGCTGCTCATTTCGGGTGGACTGGTGACGCCGGATCACGTCGATGCTTTGCCCACATCGGAACTCCACACGGCGTACAAGGCAAAGCGCCTAGCCCGCGCGGAGAAAGCGGATCGCCTCATCACGCCGG from Rhizobium tumorigenes harbors:
- a CDS encoding DUF502 domain-containing protein, whose protein sequence is MAENPEKTTTRLSVAARIRNNFLTGLIICAPIAITLWLTWSVVHWADSWVEPYIPARYDPESYLNFAVPGTGLVMAMIFITIIGFLGKNLIGQSIVQFGESLVRRVPLVRTIYKSLKQIFETVLKEKSNSFKQVGLIEYPSPGLWSLVFVATDAKGEIASKFNAMGMDMVSVFLPPTPVPTAGFLVFVPREKIVILDMSPEDGARLLISGGLVTPDHVDALPTSELHTAYKAKRLARAEKADRLITPE
- the glmS gene encoding glutamine--fructose-6-phosphate transaminase (isomerizing), yielding MCGIVGIVGAKPVAVRLVDALKRLEYRGYDSAGVATIHDGILERRRAEGKLFNLESLLDREPLEGPIGIAHTRWATHGVPNETNAHPHFVDGVAVVHNGIIENFSELREELKGEGAVFVTQTDTEVVAHLLAKAIREGLAPQEAMLRMLNRVTGAYALVVMFKDHPDVLMAARSGPPLAIGYGRGEMFLGSDAIALSPFTNDIAYLVDGDFAIVTRETAEIFDFAGKPVQRARQISQATAFVVDKGNHRHFMEKEIYEQPEVISHALGQYVDFASNRINANASAIDFSNVTGLAVSACGTAFLAGLIGKYWFERYARLPVEIDVASEFRYREMPLLPSQAALFISQSGETADTLASLRYCKENGLKIGAIVNVCESTIARESDAVFPIMAGPEIGVASTKAFTCQLAVLAALAIGAGRARGTVSAEEEVTLVRHLAEMPRIMSRVLNLIQPQMESLAREIAKFKDVLYLGRGTSYPLAMEGALKLKEISYIHAEGYAAGELKHGPIALIDENMPVIVIAPYDRFFEKTISNMQEVAARGGRIIFITDEAGAAASNLPTMATIVLPVVDEIIAPMIFSMPIQLLAYHTAVFMGTDVDQPRNLAKSVTVE